A part of Arachis hypogaea cultivar Tifrunner chromosome 12, arahy.Tifrunner.gnm2.J5K5, whole genome shotgun sequence genomic DNA contains:
- the LOC112728544 gene encoding mitochondrial zinc maintenance protein 1, mitochondrial, translating to MVGRGEVLSAYRSLLKATRRTFAGDALMLKQSAVEVRNKFEENRNVTSDDQIQKLLEEASEASHFITNMIVQAQLNTEAGSYVVKPGKEHAGATLELPTEESIRKSK from the exons ATGGTGGGAAGGGGTGAAGTGCTGAGTGCTTACCGGTCACTCCTTAAGGCCACCCGAAGGACCTTCGCCGGCGACGCACTCATGCTCAAGCAATCCGCCGTCGAGGTGCGTAACAAGTTCGAGGAGAACAGAAACGTCACTTCTGATGATCAGATCCAGAAGCTTCTAGAAGAAGCCTCCGAGGCCTCTCACTTCATCACCAACATGATCGTCCAGGCTCAGCTCAATACGGAAGCTGGCAGCTACG TGGTAAAACCTGGTAAGGAGCATGCAGGAGCAACGCTTGAACTCCCAACAGAAGAAAGTATCCGGAAATCTAAATAG